One Cucurbita pepo subsp. pepo cultivar mu-cu-16 chromosome LG20, ASM280686v2, whole genome shotgun sequence genomic window carries:
- the LOC111782807 gene encoding serine/threonine-protein kinase AFC2-like isoform X1, translating to MEMERMIEFPHTHLDRRPRKRARLGWDVVPEAAKAQVGICCGQEIANMPSFASSRAPSDHSSNPLFVKGVARNGSPPWREDDKDGHYMFALGENLTSRYKIHSKMGEGTFGQVLECWDRERKEMVAIKIVRGIRKYRDAAMIEIEVLQQLGKHDKGGNRCVQIRNWFDYRNHICIVFEKLGPSLYDFLRKNNYRSFPIDLVRDIGRQLLECVAFMHDLRMIHTDLKPENILLVSADYMKVHDYKNFSRSPRDSSNFKRVPKSSSIKVIDFGSTTYDRQDQNYIVSTRHYRAPEVILGIGWSFPCDIWSVGCILVELCSGEALFQTHENLEHLAMMERVLGPLPQEMLKRVDRHAEKYVRRGRLDWPEGATSRDSIKAVQKLLRLPNLIMQHVDHSAGELIHLVQGLLRYDPTHRLTAREALRHPFFTRDPLRR from the exons ATGGAGATGGAGCGCATGATCGAGTTTCCTCACACACATCTCGATCGCAGGCCCCGAAAGAGGGCTCGCTTGGGCTGGGACGTTGTCCCCGAGGCCGCTAAG GCTCAGGTAGGAATTTGTTGTGGACAAGAGATTGCGAATATGCCAAGCTTTGCATCTTCAAGAGCACCTTCAGATCATTCTTCTAATCCACTATTTGTTAAGGGAGTGGCACGAAATGGTTCTCCCCCCTGGCGAGAAGATGACAAAGATGGACATTACATGTTTGCGCTTGGAGAAAATTTAACTTCTCGCT ATAAAATACACAGTAAAATGGGAGAAGGTACTTTTGGACAGGTGTTGGAATGCTGGgacagagaaagaaaggaaatggtTGCAATAAAAATTGTGCGCGGAATCAGGAAATATCGTGATGCAGCTATGATAGAAATTGAAGTGTTGCAACAGCTTGGAAAGCATGATAAAGGTGGCAACCG TTGTGTTCAAATACGGAACTGGTTTGACTATCGTAACCATATTTGTATT GTGTTTGAGAAGCTTGGGCCAAGCTTATACGATTTTCTACGGAAAAACAATTATCGCTCCTTTCCCATTGACCTAGTTCGTGACATTGGCAGACAACTGTTGGAATGTGTAGCAT TCATGCATGATCTACGAATGATACATACTGACTTGAAGCCAGAGAACATACTGTTGGTCTCTGCAGATTATATGAAAGTACATGACTACAAG AATTTTTCTCGATCACCAAGGGATAGTTCCAACTTCAAAAGAGTGCCCAAGTCAAGTTCTATTAAGGTGATTGATTTTGGCAGCACCACTTATGATCGTCAAGATCAGAATTACATTGTATCAACCCGGCATTATAGAGCTCCAGAGGTTATTCTTG GTATTGGATGGAGTTTTCCTTGTGATATATGGAGTGTTGGTTGTATCCTTGTCGAACTGTGCTCG GGTGAAGCACTGTTTCAAACTCATGAGAACTTGGAGCACTTGGCTATGATGGAGCGGGTGCTTGGTCCATTGCCGCAAGAGATGCTGAAACGAGTAGA TCGGCATGCTGAAAAATACGTAAGAAGAGGTAGATTAGATTGGCCGGAAGGTGCTACTTCGAGGGATAGTATCAAGGCCGTTCAAAAGCTGCTTCGTTTACCG AACTTGATAATGCAGCATGTGGACCATTCTGCTGGGGAATTGATTCATCTCGTGCAAGGGTTGCTTCGATATGATCCCACGCATAGACTAACGGCTCGTGAAGCCCTAAGGCACCCCTTCTTTACAAGGGATCCCTTGAGGAGATAG
- the LOC111782807 gene encoding serine/threonine-protein kinase AFC2-like isoform X2, whose protein sequence is MGEGTFGQVLECWDRERKEMVAIKIVRGIRKYRDAAMIEIEVLQQLGKHDKGGNRCVQIRNWFDYRNHICIVFEKLGPSLYDFLRKNNYRSFPIDLVRDIGRQLLECVAFMHDLRMIHTDLKPENILLVSADYMKVHDYKNFSRSPRDSSNFKRVPKSSSIKVIDFGSTTYDRQDQNYIVSTRHYRAPEVILGIGWSFPCDIWSVGCILVELCSGEALFQTHENLEHLAMMERVLGPLPQEMLKRVDRHAEKYVRRGRLDWPEGATSRDSIKAVQKLLRLPNLIMQHVDHSAGELIHLVQGLLRYDPTHRLTAREALRHPFFTRDPLRR, encoded by the exons ATGGGAGAAGGTACTTTTGGACAGGTGTTGGAATGCTGGgacagagaaagaaaggaaatggtTGCAATAAAAATTGTGCGCGGAATCAGGAAATATCGTGATGCAGCTATGATAGAAATTGAAGTGTTGCAACAGCTTGGAAAGCATGATAAAGGTGGCAACCG TTGTGTTCAAATACGGAACTGGTTTGACTATCGTAACCATATTTGTATT GTGTTTGAGAAGCTTGGGCCAAGCTTATACGATTTTCTACGGAAAAACAATTATCGCTCCTTTCCCATTGACCTAGTTCGTGACATTGGCAGACAACTGTTGGAATGTGTAGCAT TCATGCATGATCTACGAATGATACATACTGACTTGAAGCCAGAGAACATACTGTTGGTCTCTGCAGATTATATGAAAGTACATGACTACAAG AATTTTTCTCGATCACCAAGGGATAGTTCCAACTTCAAAAGAGTGCCCAAGTCAAGTTCTATTAAGGTGATTGATTTTGGCAGCACCACTTATGATCGTCAAGATCAGAATTACATTGTATCAACCCGGCATTATAGAGCTCCAGAGGTTATTCTTG GTATTGGATGGAGTTTTCCTTGTGATATATGGAGTGTTGGTTGTATCCTTGTCGAACTGTGCTCG GGTGAAGCACTGTTTCAAACTCATGAGAACTTGGAGCACTTGGCTATGATGGAGCGGGTGCTTGGTCCATTGCCGCAAGAGATGCTGAAACGAGTAGA TCGGCATGCTGAAAAATACGTAAGAAGAGGTAGATTAGATTGGCCGGAAGGTGCTACTTCGAGGGATAGTATCAAGGCCGTTCAAAAGCTGCTTCGTTTACCG AACTTGATAATGCAGCATGTGGACCATTCTGCTGGGGAATTGATTCATCTCGTGCAAGGGTTGCTTCGATATGATCCCACGCATAGACTAACGGCTCGTGAAGCCCTAAGGCACCCCTTCTTTACAAGGGATCCCTTGAGGAGATAG
- the LOC111782807 gene encoding serine/threonine-protein kinase AFC2-like isoform X3, whose product MIKVATVMHDLRMIHTDLKPENILLVSADYMKVHDYKNFSRSPRDSSNFKRVPKSSSIKVIDFGSTTYDRQDQNYIVSTRHYRAPEVILGIGWSFPCDIWSVGCILVELCSGEALFQTHENLEHLAMMERVLGPLPQEMLKRVDRHAEKYVRRGRLDWPEGATSRDSIKAVQKLLRLPNLIMQHVDHSAGELIHLVQGLLRYDPTHRLTAREALRHPFFTRDPLRR is encoded by the exons ATGATAAAGGTGGCAACCG TCATGCATGATCTACGAATGATACATACTGACTTGAAGCCAGAGAACATACTGTTGGTCTCTGCAGATTATATGAAAGTACATGACTACAAG AATTTTTCTCGATCACCAAGGGATAGTTCCAACTTCAAAAGAGTGCCCAAGTCAAGTTCTATTAAGGTGATTGATTTTGGCAGCACCACTTATGATCGTCAAGATCAGAATTACATTGTATCAACCCGGCATTATAGAGCTCCAGAGGTTATTCTTG GTATTGGATGGAGTTTTCCTTGTGATATATGGAGTGTTGGTTGTATCCTTGTCGAACTGTGCTCG GGTGAAGCACTGTTTCAAACTCATGAGAACTTGGAGCACTTGGCTATGATGGAGCGGGTGCTTGGTCCATTGCCGCAAGAGATGCTGAAACGAGTAGA TCGGCATGCTGAAAAATACGTAAGAAGAGGTAGATTAGATTGGCCGGAAGGTGCTACTTCGAGGGATAGTATCAAGGCCGTTCAAAAGCTGCTTCGTTTACCG AACTTGATAATGCAGCATGTGGACCATTCTGCTGGGGAATTGATTCATCTCGTGCAAGGGTTGCTTCGATATGATCCCACGCATAGACTAACGGCTCGTGAAGCCCTAAGGCACCCCTTCTTTACAAGGGATCCCTTGAGGAGATAG
- the LOC111783392 gene encoding cytochrome P450 71A1-like, with product MDPISHKNVHQLLQQITQAPLPLFLFLFLFLFLLSLKLFSTKSTKALPPSPPQLPIIGNLHQLGSLPHRSVASLSDKYGPLMLLKLGQIPTLVVSSAKLAREVMKSHDTIFSNRYQNRAAQSLIYGCRDVAFASYGEQWRQARKLCVLELLSAKRVESFQYVRDEEVGELVKKIRKGCGFGDSGVNLNQLLMSTSNNIVSRCVLGEKFENGKGMSGFGDVTRKVMVLLSAFCVGDALPWLGWVDAVRGFNRELKNTFEALDGLFDRVIDEHREKMKNSDRSGEMDFVDIILQLQQRDTLDYRFSMNDYKAILLDMFVGGTDTTATGLEWAMAELMRNPTAMKKVQEEVRTVTGKKPKIEAEDIQKMKYMQCVIKESLRLHPPVPLLVPRQTMGTVNLEGYEIPPKTSVWVNAWAIQRDPKSWENPNEFIPERFMEPNSVDFKGQDFEFVPFGSGRRKCIGMSFGLAALESVLANLLYWFDWKLPAGEPLDMTEEHGLSVFMKHPLSLVPIPRTV from the exons ATGGATCCAATATCCCACAAAAATGTTCATCAACTTTTGCAACAAATCACTCAAgctcctcttcctctcttcctcttcctcttcctcttcctcttcctacTTTCACTCAAACTCTTCTCCACCAAAAGCACCAAAGCCTTaccaccatcaccaccacAGCTTCCAATAATTGGCAACCTCCACCAGCTAGGCAGCCTCCCACACCGCTCAGTGGCATCTCTGTCAGACAAATATGGCCCTCTCATGCTCCTCAAGCTCGGCCAAATCCCAACCCTCGTCGTCTCATCCGCAAAGCTAGCTAGAGAAGTCATGAAGTCCCATGACACCATCTTCTCAAACAGATACCAAAACAGAGCTGCACAATCATTAATCTATGGATGCCGTGATGTGGCCTTTGCTTCCTATGGAGAGCAATGGAGACAAGCTAGAAAGCTCTGTGTTTTGGAGCTTTTGAGTGCCAAAAGAGTCGAGTCTTTTCAATATGTGAGAGATGAGGAAGTTGGTGAGCTTGTGAAGAAGATTCGTAAAGGTTGTGGCTTTGGAGATTCAGGGGTGAATCTTAATCAGCTTTTGATGTCAACTTCGAATAATATTGTGTCGAGATGCGTTTTGGGAGAGAAATTTGAGAATGGAAAAGGAATGAGTGGGTTTGGAGATGTGACGAGGAAGGTTATGGTGTTGTTGTCGGCGTTTTGTGTTGGTGATGCGTTGCCTTGGCTTGGATGGGTTGATGCGGTGAGGGGGTTCAATCGGGAACTCAAGAACACTTTTGAAGCGTTGGATGGGCTGTTTGATAGAGTGATTGATGAACATagagagaagatgaagaacagtGATCGATCTGGGGAGATGGATTTTGTTGATATCATTCTGCAATTGCAACAACGGGATACTCTTGATTATCGTTTCTCTATGAACGATTACAAAGCAATTTTACTG GATATGTTTGTTGGAGGAACCGACACGACAGCAACAGGTTTGGAATGGGCAATGGCTGAGCTAATGAGAAACCCAACAGCCATGAAAAAGGTTCAAGAAGAGGTCAGGACAGTAACGGGAAAAAAACCAAAGATTGAAGCGGAAGACATTCAAAAGATGAAGTACATGCAGTGTGTTATAAAAGAGTCTCTAAGACTTCACCCACCAGTTCCTCTATTGGTGCCCCGACAGACAATGGGAACTGTGAACCTTGAAGGCTACGAAATTCCACCAAAAACTAGCGTTTGGGTCAATGCTTGGGCAATTCAAAGAGACCCCAAAAGCTGGGAAAACCCAAATGAGTTCATCCCAGAGAGATTCATGGAACCAAACTCTGTTGATTTCAAAGGCCAAGACTTTGAGTTCGTTCCATTTGGGAGTGGAAGAAGGAAGTGCATTGGAATGTCGTTTGGGTTGGCTGCTTTAGAATCTGTGTTGGCTAATCTTCTTTATTGGTTTGATTGGAAGCTGCCGGCCGGGGAGCCATTGGATATGACTGAAGAACATGGGCTCTCAGTGTTCATGAAACATCCTCTCAGTCTTGTCCCAATTCCACGCACTGTGTAA
- the LOC111783390 gene encoding cytochrome P450 71A1-like: MDRTSNFQHWKRQQFQYGEAIHFNPISISFCLFFFFLLLLLKLFRGKKQSINFPPSPPKLPIIGNLHQLGTLPHQSLASLSKKYGPLMLLKLGQTPTLVVSSAKMAREVMKTHDLKFSNRPKTTATNLLFYGCQDMGFAPYGAYWRQARKMCVLELFSFKRVESFQYIRDEEVGVLISRIHKACAGGEVVNLSKLFLQISNNIVSRCVMGKKFEDENGNNRFRDVSRRVIELLSAFCVADFFPAFGWVDVVRGFIGELKTISRTMDEFLDRVIEEHKTELRTGKPDDKRDFLDIMLQLNQDIMLDYHFTPDNLKAILQDMFAGGSDTSATALEWAMAELIRNPNTLKKVQEEIRTIVGKKPKIEMNDISKMEYMKCVIKESLRLHPPIPLLVPRETSDVVDIEGYHVASGTSVFVNAWAIQRDPTIWERPNEFIPERFMEKNCADFKGLDFEFIPFGSGRRKCPGLSFALASFECVLANLLYWFDWKLPEDMAGELLDMSELHGITVRKKNPLHLTPLPL; the protein is encoded by the exons atggATCGAACCTCAAATTTTCAACATTGGAAGAGGCAACAATTTCAATATGGAGAAGCCATTCACTTCAATCCcatctctatttctttttgccttttcttcttcttcctcctccttttgCTTAAGCTGTTCAGAGGCAAAAAACAAAGCATCAATTTCCCTCCTTCACCACCCAAACTGCCAATCATCGGAAACCTTCACCAATTAGGAACCTTGCCGCACCAATCTTTGGCGTCTCTTTCGAAGAAATATGGGCCTCTCATGCTCCTAAAGTTAGGCCAGACCCCAACTCTGGTGGTTTCATCAGCAAAAATGGCTAGAGAAGTAATGAAGACCCATGACCTCAAATTCTCCAACAGACCCAAAACTACAGCCACTAATCTCTTGTTCTACGGATGCCAAGACATGGGTTTTGCCCCATATGGAGCGTACTGGAGACAAGCCAGAAAAATGTGCGTTCTTGAGCTTTTTAGCTTCAAAAGAGTGGAGTCCTTTCAGTATATCAGAGATGAAGAAGTCGGTGTTCTTATCAGTAGGATTCATAAGGCTTGTGCTGGCGGTGAGGTTGTGAATCTCAGCAAGTTATTccttcaaatctcaaacaatataGTGTCCAGATGCGTTATGGGAAAGAAGTTTGAGGATGAAAATGGGAACAATAGATTTCGAGACGTATCAAGAAGGGTAATCGAGCTACTCTCAGCGTTTTGTGTGGCAGATTTCTTCCCTGCTTTCGGATGGGTTGATGTAGTTAGAGGGTTCATTGGGGAACTGAAAACAATTTCTAGAACAATGGATGAATTCTTGGATAGGGTAATTGAAGAGCACAAGACAGAGTTAAGAACCGGTAAACCTGATGATAAAAGGGATTTCTTGGATATTATGCTGCAGCTCAACCAAGATATCATGCTCGACTATCATTTCACTCCGGACAACCTCAAAGCCATATTACAG GACATGTTCGCCGGTGGGAGTGACACATCTGCAACAGCATTGGAATGGGCAATGGCAGAGCTGATTAGAAACCCGAACACCTTGAAGAAAGTTCAAGAAGAGATCAGAACAATAGTTGGAAAGAAgccaaaaattgaaatgaatgaCATTAGCAAAATGGAGTACATGAAATGTGTGATAAAAGAATCTCTAAGACTACACCCACCAATTCCTCTGCTTGTGCCACGAGAAACATCAGACGTCGTCGACATCGAAGGCTACCATGTGGCATCAGGAACCAGTGTCTTCGTGAATGCTTGGGCAATCCAAAGAGACCCCACAATCTGGGAAAGGCCAAACGAGTTCATCCCAGAGAGATTCATGGAGAAAAATTGTGCTGACTTCAAAGGCTTAGATTTTGAGTTCATACCATTTGGAAGTGGAAGAAGGAAGTGCCCTGGATTGTCGTTTGCGCTTGCTTCTTTTGAATGTGTGTTGGCCAACCTTCTCTATTGGTTTGATTGGAAGTTGCCTGAGGACATGGCGGGAGAATTGTTGGACATGAGTGAACTCCATGGAATCACTGTTCGCAAGAAGAATCCTCTCCATCTCACCCCATTACCATTGTAG
- the LOC111783391 gene encoding cytochrome P450 71A1-like, whose translation MDLRSQLEQQRQSQQLDNHMDQFNLLNCSLFFLLFFIFLKLFRVKKVNLPPSPPKLPILGNLHQLGRYPHRSLQELSKKYGSLMFLRLGLIPTLVVSSADIVREIFKNHDISFSNRPKSTAANLFFYGYKDVGFSPYGEYWRGLKKICTLELLSQRRVHEFQYVREEEVEILVNKVHKASSSGLSVNLSELITSTSNNIVSRCIFGEKFEDENGKSRFGELTRRMAKLVVAFSVGDFYPAFGWIDNITGLIGQLKETSQALDTFLEQLIEEHKTKKKGDFQGDSEEDFVDILLQVQQKDDLGFEFTQESLKSVLEDMFIAGTDTTASVLEWAIAELARNPTIMKKAQEEIREVVGKKSKIDSDDIVKMEYLKSVIKESLRVHPPAPLLLPRETSEMVKLGGYCIPSKTRVFFNVWAIQRDPKIWENPEEFIPERFMNNPVDFKGQECHFLPFGGGRRICPGMNFAFASIEYVLANLLHSFDWKLPDDSMMAQDVDMSEDMGLALIKKHPLVLKPVTCST comes from the exons ATGGATCTAAGATCACAATTAGAGCAGCAGAGGCAGAGTCAACAACTTGACAATCATATGGATCAGTTCAATCTTTTGAATTGCTCTCTATTTTTCCtactgttcttcatttttctcaagtTGTTTAGAGTAAAAAAAGTGAACTTACCTCCATCACCACCGAAGCTACCAATACTTGGAAACCTTCATCAGCTGGGCAGGTATCCCCATCGATCGCTGCAAGAACTCTCCAAAAAGTATGGTTCTCTCATGTTTCTGCGACTGGGATTGATTCCAACTCTTGTGGTTTCCTCAGCTGATATTGTCAGAGAGATCTTTAAGAATCATGATATCAGTTTTTCTAACAGGCCCAAATCAACCGCTgccaatttgttcttctaTGGATACAAAGATGTGGGGTTTTCTCCATATGGGGAATACTGGAGAGGATTAAAAAAGATTTGCACTCTTGAACTTCTAAGTCAGAGAAGAGTGCATGAATTTCAGTATGTGAGGGAAGAAGAAGTTGAAATCTTGGTGAATAAGGTACATAAAGCAAGTTCTTCAGGTTTATCTGTAAATCTTAGTGAGTTGATTACCTCAACCTCAAACAACATAGTTTcaagatgcatatttggagagaaatttgaagatgaaaatggaaagagcAGATTTGGTGAACTAACAAGAAGGATGGCTAAGTTAGTTGTGGCTTTTAGTGTGGGAGATTTTTACCCTGCTTTTGGATGGATTGACAATATCACAGGCTTAATTGGGCAATTGAAAGAAACATCTCAAGCTCTAGATACTTTTCTTGAACAGTTGATTGAAGAACACAAGACAAAGAAGAAAGGCGATTTTCAAGGCGACAGTGAAGAAGATTTTGTGGatattcttcttcaagttcAGCAGAAGGATGATCTCGGTTTCGAATTCACTCAAGAAAGTTTAAAATCAGTGTTAGAg GATATGTTCATAGCTGGAACGGATACGACGGCATCAGTGTTGGAATGGGCGATTGCAGAGCTAGCAAGAAATCCAACCATAATGAAGAAAGCACAAGAAGAAATCAGAGAAGTGGTGGGCAAAAAATCAAAGATAGATAGCGATGATATCGTTAAAATGGAATACCTTAAAAGTGTTATCAAAGAATCACTTAGGGTTCATCCACCTGCTCCTCTGTTATTACCTCGAGAAACATCTGAAATGGTGAAGCTGGGAGGATACTGTATTCCATCAAAAACCAGAGTGTTCTTCAATGTTTGGGCGATTCAAAGGGACCCAAAAATCTGGGAGAATCCAGAGGAGTTCATCCCGGAGAGATTTATGAACAACCCAGTTGATTTCAAAGGACAAGAGTGCCATTTCCTCCCATTTGGTGGCGGGAGAAGAATCTGTCCAGGGATGAATTTCGCTTTTGCATCGATCGAATATGTGTTGGCTAACCTTCTACACTCCTTTGATTGGAAGCTGCCTGATGACAGTATGATGGCTCAAGACGTGGACATGAGTGAAGATATGGGGCTCGCTCTCATCAAGAAGCATCCCCTTGTTCTTAAGCCAGTAACATGTTCAACTTAA
- the LOC111783389 gene encoding quinolinate synthase, chloroplastic: protein MEFSAIMASGATSSSVVSLCWKPNSKCTDFKFLAQKAPISLFETFKSVQSPQLDTNPLKSSTRSINSGFSCSAATLSPSSTTELVPFKLQRLIEEFESISEPIDRVKRLLRYATLLPPLDAAAKHDSHRVMGCTAQVWLEVRIDQEGKMRFAADSDSEISKGFCSCLVSVLDGAMPEDVLRLKTDDLAALNVGLPGGERSRVNTWYNVLISMQKRTKALLAELEGKSPFEPFPSLVVTADRVHAKGSYAEAQARYLFPNDSTVKELVKVLREKKIGVVAHFYMDPEVQGVLTAAQKEWPHIYISDSLVMADMAVKMAKDGCQFVTVLGVDFMSENVRAILDQAGFGEVGVYRMSDERIGCSLAEAAATPSYMNYLEMASKDSPSLHVIYINTSLETKAYAHELVPTITCTSSNVVQTILQAFAQVPELNVWYGPDSYMGANIVELLQQMTQMTDEEIAMVHPKHNRNSIRSLLPRLHYYQEGTCIVHHLFGHEVVEKINEMYCDAFLTAHFEVPGEMFSLAMEAKRRGMGVVGSTQNILDFIKQRVQEALDRNVNEHLQFVLGTESGMITSIVAAIRNLFNSAKSTSGGAKINVEIVFPVSSDSMTRTSSSSSPGQNPVVLGDINLPVVPGVSSGEGCSIHGGCASCPYMKMNSLSSLMKVCQNLPNNRSAISAHEAKRFKLHTVTGKSVADIGCEPILHMRDFQASKQLPEKLVHQILNRH, encoded by the exons ATGGAGTTCTCTGCGATTATGGCAAGTGGAGCTACCTCTTCTTCTGTTGTCTCTCTTTGCTGGAAACCTAATTCTAAGTGTACCGATTTCAAGTTTCTAGCTCAGAAGGCTCCCATATCGTTATTCGAGACCTTTAAATCTGTTCAATCGCCTCAACTTGATACCAATCCACTGAAATCCAGTACCCGAAGCATCAACTCTGGATTCTCATGCTCTGCTGCGACCCTATCTCCCTCGTCTACCACCGAGCTCGTCCCTTTTAAGCTACAGCGCCTGATTGAGGAATTCGAGTCCATATCCGAGCCGATTGATAGAGTGAAGCGGTTGTTACGGTATGCGACTCTTCTCCCTCCTTTAGATGCCGCAGCGAAACATGACTCGCATCGGGTCATGGGGTGTACGGCGCAGGTGTGGTTGGAGGTGCGGATTGATCAAGAGGGCAAGATGAGGTTCGCTGCAGATAGTGATTCAGAGATCTCTAAAGGGTTTTGCTCATGTTTAGTTTCGGTGCTTGATGGTGCGATGCCTGAGGATGTTCTGAGATTGAAGACGGACGATTTGGCTGCTCTGAATGTGGGATTGCCGGGTGGAGAGCGTTCGAGAGTAAATACTTGGTACAATGTTTTGATTAGTATGCAAAAGAGGACTAAGGCTTTGCTTGCAGAGCTTGAAGGGAAGTCGCCATTTGAGCCGTTTCCATCTCTGGTTGTGACTGCTGATAGAGTTCATGCAAAAGGAAGCTATGCCGAAGCTCAG GCTAGATATCTGTTCCCAAATGATTCTACAGTGAAAGAACTTGTCAAAGTGCTAAGGGAGAAAAAGATTGGCGTTGTTGCACACTTTTACATGGATCCTGAAGTCCAAGGGGTGTTAACTGCTGCCCAGAAGGAATGGCCTCACATTTATATATCTGATTCATTGGTAATGGCAGATATGGCTGTCAAGATGGCTAAAGATGGATGCCAATTTGTAACAGTACTTGGTGTAGATTTCATGTCGGAAAATGTTCGTGCGATTCTTGATCAAGCTGGCTTTGGAGAG GTAGGTGTGTACAGGATGTCTGATGAACGAATCGGTTGTTCTTTGGCCGAAGCTGCAGCTACTCCTTCTTATATGAATTATCTTGAAATGGCTTCAAAGGACTCTCCCTCCCTGCATGTTATCTACATAAATACATCATTAGAAACGAAAGCCTATGCTCATGAGCTTGTGCCAACAATTACCTGTACATCTTCTAATGTTGTGCAAACAATTTTGCAG GCTTTTGCTCAAGTACCTGAGTTAAATGTTTGGTATGGGCCTGATTCCTACATGGGTGCAAATATTGTAGAACTGTTGCAGCAGATGACCCAGATGACAGATGAAGAAATTGCAATGGTTCATCCAAAACATAATAGGAACTCAATTAGATCATTGCTCCCTCGTCTGCACTATTACCAG GAAGGTACGTGCATTGTACACCATCTTTTCGGGCATGAAGTTGTGGAAAAGATAAACGAAATGTACTGTGATGCATTCCTTACTGCTCACTTCGAAGTCCCTGGAGAAATGTTTTCTTTAGCGATGGAagcaaaaagaagaggaatggGAGTTGTTGGTTCCACCCAGAATATATTGGATTTCATAAAACAAAGGGTGCAAGAAGCTTTGGACAGAAATGTCAATGAACATCTACAATTCGTGTTGGGAACAGAATCCGGAATGATAACATCAATTGTTGCAGCCATTCGTAATTTATTCAATTCTGCAAAATCCACTTCTGGAGGAGCAAAGATCAACGTGGAGATTGTCTTTCCCGTGTCATCAGATTCAATGACAAGAACATCATCAAGTTCATCCCCAGGCCAAAACCCGGTTGTACTTGGTGACATCAATTTACCTGTAGTGCCCGGAGTTTCCAGTGGGGAGGGATGTTCTATTCACGGTGGCTGTGCATCTTGTCCATACATGAAG ATGAATTCTCTCAGCTCTCTTATGAAAGTTTGTCAAAATCTCCCCAACAACAGAAGTGCAATTTCAGCACATGAAGCCAAGAGATTCAAACTGCACACAGTAACAGGAAAATCAGTAGCAGATATCGGGTGCGAACCAATCCTGCACATGAGAGATTTCCAG GCTTCAAAACAGCTGCCGGAGAAACTTGTTCATCAGATACTCAATCGGCATTAG